ttgattttttttggtcattgtTGTGAAAGATTGAAATTATGCCCATTGTGAAACTTTTGCTTAACAAGTCATTGCTCTGcttttgttcccttttttttttcagtggccTATCTTGTAATATTCCATATTCTGTTTGTACTCTTTGTGTGGACATATTGGAAGTCCATTTTCACTCTCCCAGTGCAGCCAGGCAAAAAGGTAAGAGTTCAAGCACTTCTCATTCATTGCAGAACAAAAGCAGGAATGCTGATGAGAACTAAAAAAATCCTTCAATTTAGTTCATCTGCACATCTAATGTGATTTCCTAACCAGATGGAAGGTGACTCAGAGTTGTCCCTAAAATTGGAATAATTTACCATTCGGGGAATTCTTTAACTCCCCAAAAAGTTTAAGTGGTTGAATGCTTTAAATTAGAGGTGGTGGTAACCTTTAAGGCTGCCTTTTCAAGTGTTCCGGGATCTGATAGGATTGTTTGTGTTGAAAATAACAGGACTGATGGTTATTAACTTCCATATTTGTAGTGGGATCATTGATCTCTAAGCATTTAACTAGTTTCAAACCAAATCCTGAGGGCCTTCTGTAACGTAGCCTTGCTGGAGTCTCCTGAGTAAGGACCCTCCATTTTGGTTTTCACTCCTCATGGAAGATGGTACAGCGCAGGTGGAACAGGTGCATTGGTGATGGTGGGGTTTATTGGGCTTGTGAGCCAGACTGTTGTGGTGCATGTGTGAACATTCACTGTTTCACCAACACCCAGCATTGCCTGCTCTGCCGGGAGCCCTTTGTTGGCTCCAACAGGGCTCTTTGTAGTGGTGAAGTTTACTTCACTTGTCAGACTCTTTCTTGTGACAGGGAgggataaaaaaatatttttccttcacACCTGATGAGATTCTGATGTCACATGTCACAGTGAGGACTGTGACCATGGGCACAGTGTGTGGCTTTGGATTTGGTGCTGGGTGTATCAGTAGCTCCAGTCTTTGTACTCCCTGATCAGCAGCACCATGGAAGAAAAATGTAGTATATCCTGGTAAAGAGAAACTGGGGTTCACTGTGACAAAAATAAGTAATTAAAATGTAATTCATGAAAGTAATGTCAGGAGTATGTCTTAATGCTTGAGCACAGGACAGTTAGAAGCAGACATTTGTTTCAGTTCTTTTTCTGCTAAACATTTACTGTTTCATGTTGCATTTTGTTTTACCTCTTTATGAAACACTAATAAAACATGGTGTTTGAAGCAGCAGAATGAGGATGATGTTTGTGTGGCACTCCAGATGTACATGGCCATAATCTGATCCTAATTACAGAATGCAGATTTATAAATAACAACTAATCCCCGTTTTAGAAGTATGAAACTGTGTCTGGGAACAGGTTCTTGCTCACAAGGGAAGGGCTTTAAGTGCTCTTTTGTGGTTAGTAATTTTTAGTGAAAAAGGGTAATCTAGGACAGCAGTAGTAGCAATTTAGTTCTGTTGGTTTGTGATCTTAATTTCACTTTATCATTTCTTCCTGACATATCAGAATTCTGGCTCTCCAGCACTTGATCTCTCTGTCTTGACAAGCACATTTTCACATTAGATTGCTCTCATTAGCAGAAGTGGGAAGAAAAAACATTTCCAAACTTGCCTGTACTTGAAATATGATCTTTGCTACCCTCATGCTACCCTCACATGACTTCTGCTTCTAGTACCACATCTCCTATGCTGACCAGGAGCGCTATGAAAATGAAGAAAGGCCAGAGGTGCAGAGGCAAATTCTCGCTGAGATTGCAAGGAAGCTGCCGGTGTACACCAGAACCGGGAGTGGAGGTCAGCTGAGCAGCTTCTCTAAAGCTCATTGAGCACGTGCTGGCAGCCCAGACAGTGCTGCCCAGTTCCTAATGCCACTGCATGCACTGAGTgacaaagccaagtgccaggttctgcacttgggtcacaacaaccccatgaatgctccagggtgggggcagagtggctggaaaatgcCCAGCACAAaaagacctggaggtgctggttgacagctgtctgaGTGTGAGtcagtgtgtgcccagctggacaagaaggccaccagcatcctggttGGGATCGGGAATAGGGTGGCcaacaggaccagggaagtgattatgTCCCTGTGcttggctctggtgaggccacatctcaaatcTGCAACTCAAATAATTATATGACTCTGCTTTTAATGCCTTTTCTGCCAGGTCTTAGGTTtgggaaaacaacaaaaaataaaccgCTTATGAACACTTCTGTTCATCTTCAGTggagtgccaggtgctgctttTGAGAAGCAGTATGTTACCCTTTACAGGCTATTTACAGTTCAAAAGCCTACTTATGTTGTCTGCATTTAGTAACAGTCATAAAATGAAAAATCTGTAGTCAGTTTTACTGCAAATGGAGTCCAGTCTGAGATGCAGAACCTAATTCTGTGACCAGATTTCTGAACCTTGCTCTGTGATTAACTGAGTACTGCACTCCTCTCAAAGCTGGGAAGAAATCCCTGCTCAGATTAGAGGTTCTGACCTGCTTATTCCTGCCAGACGGGACAAAGAGTTCTGAAGTGAAGAACTGCTATAGAGGCAGTTATCAAAAGGGGGTCTGTGTACAGTCTGAGCACATGTGGAAGCCAGAGGGAAGTGTATAATTTTACCACTTTTAAGCTGTTGTGTGCTCTGCACTGAGGATTATTCCTCACATCTGCAAGtctccaggaggatgatgaGCATTGCTTATCTGATTATGACCTGGCAGCAAAAATCAGCTGCAAACACTCTCATCTTTTGAAGTGATAGAGGAAAGAATATGAATAGCTAGGAAATGAGCAGAATATTAACTAACATGTGAGAAAAAGAACacttttctgttgtttggtATTCATGTGTCTCTAATTTCAGGGATTCGATTCTGTGATAGATGCCAGCTAATAAAACCTGATCGTTGCCACCACTGCTCCGTTTGTGCCATGTGAGTTACTGGGTTGGTTTTCACTGAAGTGAAAATGGTCACCACTAAGTTAATGTGAAGGGGCTCTTCCTTCCTATGTCTTTTCATACACAAAGGTACCCAAGTGCCTCTGTTCCAGCTGCAGTCACAGCATATGGTCATGTGTGACAGCATCAgcttctgcacttctgctgtttGTGACACTGAGATGTTTGCAATCCCACATCTGCACTTGTTTCAGCCTGAAGTAGCTAGGAATTGTGCACCCATTGAGACCTGGCTGGTTAACCATTCACTGatctgctttcctttttgtcCTTTTGCAGATGTGTGCTAAAAATGGATCACCACTGTCCATGGTATGTCCTAGAGACTGGTTTGTAGCTCTCTGAAAAGAAGCTATTTAAGTGCATTTCCCCTCACACCCCTGTCGTGTTATACCATGCACCTCCTTATGTAGGAAACATTAAATAATGACACCttgaaatggcctgaaatgttGGGTATTTGGTAAGGCAGATCCTTCCTTTTTGTTCCACAAGCTATGTGTACAAATGATGTTCTGGCTATGGAATTTAACCCTCAGTTGCTAGTTCACTCTCTGACTGTTGCTCACATTTTAAAGGGCCTTTAATTTTGGGTGTAGAACTGTTTCAGGGTGCAGTTGGAGGTTGCTTTCTGTAATTATATCTGCATGTAGATTGTTTCTGAAGTGGTGCCTGTCACCTCTGCATGCTCAGAGAGGGGTTGTGGAGAGTGATGCATGGAGTAATTAAGCCTCACACTTCATTTGCTGCCACTACATATCTTAAACTCCTGCTCTTttcagagaaaaggaagatggCAGGAATCAGAAGCCACACAAACATTTCCCCACCTGAACCTCCCTGGTAATCCCAAAGTACAGAGGGTTTAGCCAACCTGAGTTTGACAAAAAAAACCTGCTCTGTTTCTACATTCCCTTGCTGCTTTTTAGGGCTGTCCTGGGCATGGAGAATTCTAATCAAATTTGGGGTCATTGGCTTTGTGCAGAACCaaccaagcagtgctgagtctggCCCCTGAGATTTGCAAACGAACAAAGTAACCCAGAAAGCCCAGATCTGGTTGTGCAGACAAGGGACAGCCATGAGTGGCAGCCTGCCCCTGTGATGGCCACCAGTGGTACCAACATCAGAACAGATTCCCAAAAGATCAGCTGTCCTTTGAGTTATCCAGAAGCCAAGTGAAAAGCAGAGACTTCAGCTGCGGTTCGTTTTGACCACTATGGGGAGCTCTTCATTGATAAAATCGTGCTTGTAAAGCCAAGAGGCTTCAGAAAGCCCCCAAATAATTATTGTGCTCTTTGTGTTACACCTGTGTGTGGTGCATCTCCTGACTTCAACTTTGCTTTtgttctccagggtgaacaactGCATTGGATTTTCTAACTACAAATTCTTTCTGCTGTTCTTAGCCTATTCTTTATTGTATTGCTTGTATATTGCTGCAACAGTCTTCAAGTATTTCATTAAGTACTGGACAGTAAGTTGAGTAATCTGGTTGCTGTTTCCTATCCTGGGAGTCTGTGGGGGTTTAGTCACTCATGGTACTTTTTGCTTtcagccaggggagggtcagatTTCTTCTGTAAGCTGATTTCTGTGCCTGTTCTTGATATATGTCTGAAGTACACCAAGGCAAAAGCCAATAGATGTCAGGAATTTCAAACAGTAGAGTTAGCTTATGGGAAAGAAAGTTACATCCTCCTCCAGTTGTTGTGTTTGCATGTGTGTAGCTCAGTGTCTTTGGTATCAGAGCAGAACGTCCTGACATTGATCTCTATGTCCTTGCTCAACAGTATCAACACCCCATGTTCATTTTCTAGCCCCAAGTGACTCCTGTCTCAGTTTATATTCAACTGGAATCAAGCCTGCTTCTTACTTAGCCATCGATTGTCATTCAGGTGCAAGCAATGCCAGCTGACAGTTCCAGTAAGAGACTGGCCTTTGGTCCAGAGACCTGAGCTCTGTGGCTGCATGTATGGGATAAGCAAAGGCTgagaaataattattttcatcTGGAGGTCcccacagtctctctgcagatcACACTTAGAAGGCTCTCTGGCTCTTGACTCTCCTACTATACAAGGAAATCCGTATCTTTTCTGTTTGTAGGGTTCTGCTTGGCTGTTCAACTGTACAAACCATCTCTGCTCAGTTCCCCAATTGCCATAGCTATGGAGACCAGGTTTTCTTGGCAGATCTTGTACTGCAAGGGGTGCAGAATTTTACCCTATGGATAGGAAACTCAGCAGAACACAAACAAGGCTTCAAGAGCTTGTGCCTGTCTATTTACCAGTGGGCATCAAGCATGTttcctgtgcccaggtgggagCTGTATCTGTCCTGGCTCTGTTACACACAGCAAGTTAGTAGCAACCCCCCATTATTTCTGCCTTGGGTACAGGAGGGAAATGGACCTGGTCATTACTTGTCTCTGCAAGTTTGAGAACTCCAGATAGGAGTTTCAGAGcatctctttcctctctgtgtTGATTTGTTCTATTActtgttctgttgcttttctttccagggTGAACTGACAAATGGACGGTCCAAGTTTCatgtccttttccttctctttgtggCGGTCATGTTCTTTGTAAGCCTGATGTTTCTGTTTGGCTACCATTGCTGGCTCGTCAGCAGAAACAGATCTACTTTAGGTAAGGCTCTTGTGTCTTGCTTCTCTAAGCAAaacaagaggagagaaagaaagaaaaatgtgtatGTGCTCTTCTTGTATACATTCCTGCTGGCTTGTGAGGGGAGGAAGATTTAAGGTCTTTACACAAAGCTGCAGAAATTTGTCGCTTCAAATTAGCTCTGTTTGTTATCTTGTGGGACAAAAGCTCTGTTAGGGAAATGAGAGCCTTTCAGTGTAAAAGTCCAATTTTAACAATGTAAGGCATATGTATAACTATATTTGCTGTGAAAGGAGTAATGGTACTGTGTGTTCATGCTGGCATGAACCCTAAAACAGGCAGTAAGGGTGGGATAAGCAGTGTCCCTTGAgaaaggcaaagaagttgtGACTTTAAACCAAATTAAATGAAGGTCTGCAACAGTGTGATTCTTCCAAGTtgtttctctgtctttccttaGATAAAGGTTGTTCAATTTTTAAAGGTTTTTGGATAATGTTTTGTAACAAAACACTCAAGAGTTTGAGCAAATATTCTGACTGTATAGCTTTTAACTTCAAAGCTCATTTCATGAAGCACTGAAGCTCATGTATTCCAAAAGACCagacctctgcagcagcttaCAAGGTAGATCAGATGGTCTCTAGTGCACtccaggttctcctcccctttctcttcttAATTTTATGTCTCACCATAACAGAGGGTCTATTTGCATGTTTGTTCCTAATGCTTGTTCATTATCTCATTAATGAATGAGGCAATTTAAACCTCCAGTGCCACTTCTGAAATACGCATTGAAGACCAACCTGCTAATTCTGCAGATTTCTTAACTTAGAATTTCAACAAGTTTCAGGCAAAGATCTTTTAACTCTGTTCTCTAGATTAATGAAGCCATTTGTAGTTCACTTGGACTGTTCCATTATGTTCAGTGGCAAGACCAAGTTCCCACCTTCAGTTTCAAAGTCTTTTAGAGTCTTGCAGAATGAAAATCTATGGTTTTCAAACTTTGAATGATTGTGAAGGCGGTTCATAACCTGTTAACCACGCTGTCTGCAGATCGCTGCAGCGTACACAGCCCTCTTTCAGAGTGTTTGGCAttgattttcactttttttcactgaaattgTGTAGAGGCTTTCTCAGCTCCAGTGTTTCAGAATGGCCCAGATAAAAATGGATTCAATCTTGGCTTTGTAAAGAATCTTCAGCAAGtgtttggagaagaaaaaaagctctGGTTACTACCTATTGCCTCCAGGTAAGTAATAATCAAGTCAGCGCTAAAAGCAAATACAATTATCTGAAAGGACTGACTTCTGCTTGTCTGCTACAGCCTCATGTGTTTCACCCCTTGTGGTGTGGCTTGGCTGGCTACTGCTGTTCATCAGTTCTCcatagtaacaagtgacagggcaagagaaaatgcaccgggggaggtttaggttggatattagaagaaacgtcttccctgaaagggttctcaaacactggaacaggttccccaggggggtggttgaatcatcagccctagaggtgtttaaaagaggcagagatgtgatgccaagggacatggtttagcaacaGACTTGGGAGAGTTTTCTCCATTTCCTGTACAGGGTTAGGTCACAGGAAAGTGGCTGTTTGATTTGCCTTCCAGTAACATCTGAGATTGGAGCCAGTTCCTGCTGGCTGTCATTCAAACACAGGAGAATTTCTGCCCTGAAGAACAAATGGCATAAATGGGTAAAATTTATACCTGTGGGATAAATTGCTCCTTCTTCATAATATTTTCCTTAGTTCCCTGCTCACTTCCAGGTGTCCAGAAGTTAATATATTGTAttttttggtggggggaaggtgttgttttgttggttggtttgttcttGGGAttgcttggttttcttttttctgtgtcCTAATTACTTGGTGCAGTTAGGCACGTATAAATTCTGCTAAAAATTTCTTAATCCCAGGCTATAGGATTGAACTGAGGACCAAAACTACTTGCTAGTAAAATTTGGTGTCTGAGctgccacaaaaaaaaccccacagtatTTTTCCaaacttaaaaataatttttagtgAATACTGGAAATACCAGCAACAGAAAACTTAGCAGCTAAAATGTGTAGAAATTGTCCCTCTTTAAAGTCACTTGCTGCTTTTACAgtgtctctctctgcctttttccATGTAGCCAGGGTGATGGACACTTCTTCCCAATGAGATCTTTGTGTGAAGCTCAGAATCCTCTCCTAGCTAGTGAAGAGCAGTGGGAAGATGATGGAATAGATGAAGAGCCTCATGGTAAGGTGGTGTTAAGGAAATTAGTTGTGCTCTGACCTGCAATGGCTAAGGGATGGGTTACAAGAGCTAATCACATAAGAAATTGTCTTGGCTAGGTCTTGGGCAGCTCAGATTTGACTAATGAAATCAGACTGAAAAAAGAACCCTACTTTGGAGTCAACTCTTTACCTTAGAAGCTTTCTACTTGCAAGTAAATGAACTGCAaatttgattattttatttctttttatctccTTGCATATTTACCTCCAAGCTTTGCTCTCAGGAGAATACAGCATGTATCAGAATCTCAGGGTTCATCTCAGAGACCCCAGTCACGGTGTTTGAGGGCTCAGAAATCTTGTCAGTAAGTTAAATAGGGGCTGATACTTTTTTCCTGTAGATCAAGGACACCATCCACAGGTTCTTTTTAAAAGTGTGATCATCTCACTCTTCTCCCCTTAAGGAACGGTGAAAGTGTTAATTAATTCTCAGGTTACTTTAATTAGCAGATCGAGCAAAAACACAGAGAGCGCCACACACTGCTAGGAAAATAGACTTTTCAGGATTTAGTTGCAAGGCCTGAAGAGGCTtatttcagcttttcttcagaTTAACTACTTGAGTTAGTTTGCACTGGTGTGTTAGAAACggccttttcctcctgctttgttCAATACATTTTGGCAGTTAAAAGGTAACACAAATTGACCTTAAGAATAACAAAATCTGGCACGTCtgtgtattgtctgtgatgctggAAATAACTCCTGTACCAAGGAATCAGGACTTCTTCCAACTTTCACAAAGCATAAATCCtgtcaataaaaaaaaataaattcttaagTATGAAAACATGTGACAGTGAGAGGACTTTTGCCCAGATCAGACCCCAGAATCTGGAGTTCATACAAAGTCTCACAATTTATAGTGCTTATAAAATAAATGACATTTGAAAAAAATGAGGAGCTTGATGAAATGTTTCTCTGTAAAGttactgtgcccagctgcatTAGTTCAGTGTTTGCTTCCACTCCAGCTATGCTGTGTCTGCATCAAGCTGAGCATTTTGAACCACCACAGCTGCAAAAATCAGCTCACAtgtggctgctggtggagaTGAACACTTAAGGGGACTGAGGAGAGGACAAGCCCAGCTGAAAGCAAGGAGATGAAGTACCTTTGTCAAGGTCCCAGGGGTGGACAGACCATCTCCTCAATCACCTTCTACCCAGGGTTGTCCTTTCTTTCTGTGATATGGATGTTCAAGTGTGCCCTTTCTGGCTGGATTTACTTTCCCCCCCCTAATCCTGGCCTTGCTAAGGCTTTTGTAGGGCACCTTTTTGTGTCATTTCTTAGCTAGGGACTGAAAACACTTGCTGCAAGTTAATaacttgatttttttgtttgtttgttggtttatCAATGCTCCTCCCTTATTCACAGGCAGCTGTTTAATCTGTCTAGCCAGAGAGCTACCCCCAATCCCATGATGACAGTTTAGAAGGGTTTTGAAAGAACTCTTCTAGAATGTATCTGACATGTTGGCCATGGCTGTGTCAGTGCTGTGAATGCCTGCACTCTCTGTCTTGTGCAGCCTAGGACAGGGCAGCCACTTGGAGCAATATCTCATCTCTTTGATGGATTTATTAGTTCAGTTGTTTCATTTAAATTCAGTGTGAATCAAATCTCTCCCAAATTGTTCTCACCTTTAAACATTTGTCACCTGTATGAAGTGACACTTttccagcagaaagcagcctaTCTAGAGCAACAGGTGGATGCTGATATCTCTCTTCTTGTGATGAAGATTCAGGTGTCTGAAGGCTTGTGATCTGAATTTAAATTCAATCAGTAGGAGCCTAATTAAAGTAGCTTCATGTCCTCAAATATCAGCTAATATGGCTTAGCAGTCCTTTGAGTGGAGAAGTCATCTGTGGTGACTGCAGGGATTGAATTTCTGTCCCTGGAAAAAGTGAAAAAGCTCTTCAGATGTCAGAAATGAGCAGAGATTGCTTGGACAGTGCAGCTGGGTATTGGCCAGGTCTGCatctcccccacagcaaactcctggccaagctgtcagctcatggcttggacagcagcactctgcggagggctgagcccagagagtggtggtgaatggtgccacatccagctggcagccaggcactggtgGTGTCCCTCacggatcagtgctgggccccatgctctttaatatctttattgatgatctggatgaggggattgagtccatcatcagtaagtttgcagatgacaccaagctgggggcaggagttgatctgtttgagggtaggagagctctgcagagggatcttgccaggctggacagatgggcagagtccaagggcatgagatttaacacatccaagtgccgggttctgcacattggccacaacaaccccatgcagagctacaggctggggtcagagtggctggagagtggccaggcagaaagggacctgggggtactggtcgatagtaggctgaacatgagccagcggtgtgcccaggtggctaagaaggccaatggcatcctggcctgtatcaggaatagcatggccagcaggagcagggaagtcattgtgcccctgttctcagtactggttaggccacaccttgagtcctgtgtccagttctgggcccctcagtttaggaaagatgttgacttgctggaaggtgtcccgagaagggcaacaaagctggggaggggtttggaacacagccctgtgaggagaggctgagggagctggggttgcttagcctggagaagaggagactcaggggagaccttattactgtctacaactccctgaagggaggttgtagccagaagggggttggtctcttctcccaggcaaccagcaccagaacaagaggacacagtcttaagctgtgccaggggagggttaggctggatgttaggaagaagctcttcatcgAAAgattgatttgccattggaatgggctgcctggggaggtggtgaagtcaccatcactggaggtgtgtagcaagagactggatggggtgcttggtgccatggcttagttgattagatagtgttggatgataggttggactcagtgatctcaaaggtctcttccaacctggttaattctattctagtcatTTTATAAGTAATGACAGATATGCATAGATATATATAGGTACATAAAGGGTGATATAAATGGTTACACTGTGTCTGAGAGGAAAAGGTTAAGTACAAGTAGTGCATCAGCGACTGCCTTATAATCAGTTTGGCAATGGTGGAGGGTAGCTGTGCAGGAATCTGTATCAGTTGGACTAAATTAGTTGGTAAATATATTcagccaaaccagtctgggtCTGCATGTGGATcagacctgcagctgctgaatcaGTTAGATGAAAAAAGACATTCTGTTGGTAGTGAAATTTCAGTGAGACTAAtggcccagagccagcaggactGATGTATTCTTTTAATCCATTCCCTTGGACATTCAGATTGTGCTTTCCTGAAGGGATGCAGAATAAAGGGCTGTTCTCTGGAACTTCCCATCTCAGTAAGTGGATTAGATTTGGCATGGTAAAATGGATGTCTGTGCTACTAACTATGAAAATAACCTGAGAATGGAAATAACAGGGCTTCTTTTCATCCAGAGCAAGGGAATAGGAAGCCCAGGCAAATGTACTCATTGTGTCTGTTGCTGAGTGGTAAGGGGAAGGTGtttgctctttgtttttcttttgcagagAAAATTCATTTGGAGGGAATTAAAGAAGGTTCTGTGGCTGAATGATTTTTGACAGTGCTTAATGCTGCTCTTGTGTCATCTCTTACAATGAGCTCTACAtcttaaaactgtccagtgtGAGATGACTGTAAGGTGGCTACAGAGCAACACATTTGAAATCCTGGGTTGGGCAGGCACAGGAACAACTGTAGCAGTGTGAACTGGGGAGCTTGATCTCATTCCTATAGCTGccatagattatttttttcataggGCAGTGTGTTTCCATTAATGATGTTTTGCAAGTGGGGACAAATACAGCCTGATtttagggacgtggtttagtggtagttagcttagcagtagtggtgggattgtgagctctagactaatgtttggacttgatcatctcaaaggtctctttcaacttcaacagttctatgattctataaccttCCTGTCTCTCAGGCAGGTTTGAAGATAGATTTATGCATAGCACTTCTTGGGTGTTAGTTACTGTAATAGTACAACTTTACAGAGCAAACAGCTGTTGCCTGGTATCAGCAGCTTGCTGTTCCCATTCAATCTGAGGTATGAGCTGCTTTCAGGCCAGCTGCCATTTTAAACAGTCTCCATGAAGTTGTAGACTGCTGGTAGATTGAcctggagcttcctcttcttcagctgGAACAAGCCCAGTTGCCTCTACCACTCTCCATAGGTTTAAAGTAGAAATTCCTGTGCTGTTTGGCCTCCATAGCTTTCAGTTTTCCAAGATTTGGGCAGAAATTGTGCCTTCATAGGAAAGTGTTGGGTTTACTTTGCAAGTGAAAATGTTTAGGAGTAAACTTGCTGTGAGTTCACGAGATGTATTACCATGCATTTCTGCCCAACAGTATTCAGAGAATACTGAATTAACCCAACAGTATTCAGGGAAGATGGTTTCCTGGTTCATTAGGCTTTGGTACCCTCACTCCCATCCAACAGAAGGGCTTTAGGAGCCTGTGTTGTAAGGACAAATGATGTTTTACTCTTCCTTGTTTTCTCACCACTGCTtgattttggtgggttttggttttggggtgcttttttgtgttgtgggggggtttttgtttgtttttggtttggtttggttttttgtaagACCTCAGCAAATGAAGTGCTCTGAGCACTTCAGATTCCTTCTCAGACAGCAGAAGTAAACCAATATAATTTTGGGCCAGAAAGGCCTGAAATATTCCACTGAAAGGGAAAGATCTTTATTTGTCTTTGTGGCTTTAAAGCTTGTGACAGAGCTATGAAATAGAGGAAGTCAGTAACAGTCACCTCAGTTTAAAACCTGCTGTTCAGTTCCCTCAGACAAGTGGTTGTCTGTTTTTGCTGCTTagtgaaaaatatttctgagtGGAAAGCCATATGTACTTATCTCTAACTACTTCGGTTTTTGCTGTGCAGATGCTGGTGAAGCTTCATCCCTTGCCATAGAAAAGGAGACATAGCAGCTTGAAATGCAGCGGTGTAAAGCCTATTTGGAAAGGTATTTCTTTCTGCATTACCTTCAGAGCAGCCACTCTGCAGAGAAGTGGGTAggcaagg
This sequence is a window from Dryobates pubescens isolate bDryPub1 chromosome 18, bDryPub1.pri, whole genome shotgun sequence. Protein-coding genes within it:
- the ZDHHC15 gene encoding palmitoyltransferase ZDHHC15 codes for the protein MALSRGLRCCQRAFAWLPVLIITLVVLWSYYAYVCELCLVTLSNPVEKVAYLVIFHILFVLFVWTYWKSIFTLPVQPGKKYHISYADQERYENEERPEVQRQILAEIARKLPVYTRTGSGGIRFCDRCQLIKPDRCHHCSVCAICVLKMDHHCPWVNNCIGFSNYKFFLLFLAYSLLYCLYIAATVFKYFIKYWTGELTNGRSKFHVLFLLFVAVMFFVSLMFLFGYHCWLVSRNRSTLEAFSAPVFQNGPDKNGFNLGFVKNLQQVFGEEKKLWLLPIASSQGDGHFFPMRSLCEAQNPLLASEEQWEDDGIDEEPHDAGEASSLAIEKET